TATACAGAAGCATGTATTATGTGTATGATGCATGTGTAGGAgacagaaggaggaaagggaagagggggagaagctCTTCTGTTTCCTGCACCTTTGGAGCTGAGATTGCGAATTGACGTGGTGCAAAGAAGGAATAGCTGTTTGATTTGCTGTGATCCAGAACAGTTCAAGGACCTTACAGTTACTGAGTAGAAAGTCTCAAAGGCGGAGGGCGCACTgttggagaggagaaaaatgtgaTCAGCTGTTTGTATGCCTCAGattcattctgtattttctcaCAGGTCTGAGCATCAAAAAATGTGATTTCAAGATCCCATTGAACAACAGTAACCACCACACAGAAGAAATCAGCATTGAAAGGCTTATGGTGAGGAGAGGACAACCATTCACTATCACTGTGAGCTTCTCAGCTCCAGTACACAGCtacctgcagctgctgaagaggACCTTCCTTGTAGTTCAGACAGGTAACATCATTACCATACCTATGAAAGTTTTGGTCCTCCCCCTGAATAACAGAGCTAGTAAAAAAAGTcacctccagagctggacagaaGTGCCCACATTTAAAAGTGAGGCCAATGAACTGTCATTCATTTAAGGCTGAGTAgagcctcctgctgctggggctgcagggtcaAAACTAGATCTCTTTCCAGAAGACACACTGCAGCACAATAACCAGTGCAGGGTCACTAATCTGAGATTTGGAAGTACAGAATCTATCCTGGCTTTTGGTTTAGGAACGTTCAAGTTCAGCTAGCCTGTTATATTTTCCATTACTGAGCACTTTTTAAGTGAGACCCCTAAGAAGGGCAGCAGCTTTCAGCCCCAGATTGCGCTACCATAATCTGAGCTGGCTGTGACTTTTATTAAAAGACACTGGATACCAGAAGCAGCAGGACTGGACCAGTCTGGCTGTTCCTGGTTTCTAAAAATCTATGAAATACACATCTCACCGTCAAACATGGAGGCCTGAGTGCAGCACCAACCTTAGGAAGATTCAATTTAGGGTTAACTAAAGGGTTAAGACTGTCACTAGAAAGAATAACTATGAATAACTATGACTCCAGATATAGACAAGGTCCCTTTAATCTGCATGAGTATCTTGAATAGACACAACCGTATCTTTCTGACCACAGGATCGCATCCTTCCAAAGCGGATAGAACCCAGACTGAATTTTCCATCTCCAACCTGGGAGACCAGAATCAGTGGAGCGCAGCATTGGAAGAACAAGACCCATGCTTCTGGACCATCTCAGTGAACACACCTGCCAACGCTCCAATTGGCCAGTACACTCTGCTTTTACGTGCCTGCAAGTCTAGCTATCTCCTGGGCAATTTCACCCTTCTCTTTAATCCCTGGTGCCAAGGTATGTGATCAGAACAGAAGCGGAGGCTGGGGTCAGTCACTTCACAAGAACAGCTTTTGCTGCCTCCATGGAGTTTCGAGGCTGACCCATGCGGTGCTCCCTGCCATCCCTCCCTGTTCCCACACCACCTCAGGAAGGAGGCAAGGGCTAAAAAAGGCTCAAGGCTTCCcacctcagcacttctgcttCGTTCCTGGAGTGCTTCACTGCCGGagctcttttcctccttctaaCATGGCTTGCTTTAGTAGTAAGGGTGCATCAAAAGCCAGAGGACATTATTGCTCTGCCAACCCCTCCACCCTCCCGAGATTagataaaagaattaaaactggaaaagggaaagggaagtaACACATGAAATGAGGAAGAGATATTCACAAACTCCGACCTCAATAATGGCAGAGATGGGTGTCTGAGGGTCCCCTACGGCGGGGCCGACTCGGGAGAGGGGTCCACTACTCTTCCTGGCCCCCAGTGCCTGTGGATGCTGCAGATCATGTGGTGGACCAGGACCGACCATGAGCCTGCGGGCAAAGGCCGAGCGCCGAAAGAGCCAGAAGGGGGCAAAAGTGGGCGGAGGGGCGGGGTACCCATCCCTCAGCTCTGATAGGGCACAGCAAGAACTCTGACCCCTCTGTCCTGCCCTCCCCAGTAAGCCCCCAGGGTCCTGAAGGCTCTCGCACTTGCTCTTTCTGTTGGTAACATTACATTTATTCTGGCCCACTCAAACCACACcataatgaggaaaaaatgatTGATGAAGTATTTCCTATAATAAAGATTTTAAGATGAGTCAAGGTAACAATTGGTCTGATTAAGGCCACCATATCCTTCATCTTAGGATAAGAGAATTCAATGACCAGGAGAGTAAAAGAGCTAGCTAGTACAATAGGGCAGGCCTGGAGGAACTTCTTGCACAAGAAAACAGAGATAACAATGAAAGTTAtctttcctgtttcattcaAACTTGGGTATTCTTTACCAGGCAGAATCCAGGGAATGAAGTTCCTGGAGTGCAGTGGAGTCTGCTGATAGAAGAGAGATGCAAATGCATCCAAGagcagaaatgctttcttcctgatgcttttttcttttaatctagATGATGAGGTGTTTTTGGCTAACGAGGCACAGCGACAGGAGTACGTTTTAAACCAAGACGGTGTCATCTACTCAGGGACTGAAAATGCCATGCTAGCACAACCCTGGGACTTCAGTCAGGTAAACAAGGGGTCCAGTGCCTGTGCTCTCTTGAAGCCACCACCACAAGCAGAAGTGTGTCTATCTCCTGTGTCTGTAGGATGCTTACTTCCACACCGTAGCTCTGATGAAATAACTTGTTGAATGCACTCACTGTGGCTGTGCAGAAGAACAGAAGCCTGGGTATAAAGTCCTGTAGCCCAGTGGATGTAATTTTAGTCACCTTCTCAGGCTGTTCCCTATGAAAAAATGCATTGCTTTTTACCTGGGTTTCATGTGCCTTCCTTTCATCAATAgctttaaaagtatttaagaGACCTTAGCAATACTGTCTAGTTTATAAAGTGAGGACAAGCAGATATTCCAGTTGGCCTAAGGGCATGTGACACAGCCAATTACGACAATGGGATTTTATTCCACTTACTGGAACTACTTCTGTGCCAACAGAGTGCTCCAGCAAAGCAACAATTTCTCTTAATCAAAGGGATGCAGTGTCATGCTAATGCATTTCCTACCTCGCTTCAGAAAGCTGTAGGTCTGCCTTTAGTGTGCTGTGCTCTCCCTCCACATCTCTGCTTGGGCCTCTCCTCCACAGCTTGATTACCTAGCCTATcagcagaaagggagaaataatCTGCATAGCTACAAAAATTTGCAGGGACTCTAGACAACAAATGTTCAGGCCAAATTTCCTGGCATGATgtgttcttttttcagtttgagaAGGACATTGTGGATATCTGCTTCACACTGCTGGATGTAGGTGAACGGCATCAACAAGACAAAGATCACACACAGCGCAAAAGCCCTGTGTACATCTGCCGCACAGTTGCTGCCATGGTAAGGAGAGCAGacagcagccctggctccagTGGAGAGACCCGAACACAGAGTGAAAGCTAATCCCAATTTATGGCAACCCACTGTCCCAGACCTgttccctccctgcccatctccagcccttcctcataTTCCTGTTGCAGACAAGTAGTGCTCAGGAGTTTGTTAGCACTGGCAGTACACTTACTGAATAAATCTCAGGGGAGACTGTTGCACCTGTTCTGTTCAGCCATGACCTTCATGCTTTGCacaaaaaatccttttgtttcaTCTGCCTTGGGAGTAGCTTTATCATACAGAATGAGGTGTACCTACCACAGAGAGGTAGTTTCTTAATTCatctttttctcattccctgcagctgagctgtgatGAGTTTAGAGGAATCCTAACAGAATGCGGGACCAAGCAATACCAAAATGGAACACCCCCTTCCAAGTGGCTGGGAAGCAgccccattctccagcagtggGCTGCATCCCAATGCAAACCTGTCCATtatgggcagtgctgggtgtttGCTGCAGTCATGTGTTCAGGTACAGTGGTGGTTCAAAGACTTTTGTGTTGAACAAAGCCTTATTTGGTAAGCAGAACCTCTAGCATATGCCTGAATTCCTGGATTAACATAGGTCCCAGTAACATAATCTGTAATCTTTAGGTGAGAGGCAACTCCTCAGCATTTTCTCATCAACATTCAGTAACGGCAGCTTTGAGATAAGAGAATATCAGCACACACTATTTGCTGAATGCACCTATGATAGCTTATTTCCCAAGGTGGAAATACCTCTTGCAAAATTCAAACAGCAGGCCTGGTTCCATGCGTAACACCACGCACCAAAAAAGGCTCTACATATGTCAGCAGAGGTACCTTTAAGGCAAGATGCACGACTTATTCACAGCTCTTTCTTTTGCACAGTTCTGAGGTGCCTGGGAATTCCTACCAGGGTGGTCACAGGCTTTACATGGGCTCACAATACTAACAGGAGCCTGAGTGTGGACGAGTATTATGATGACGATGGGAGACTGCTTACACAAGACAAGAATGCCCGTGTCTGGTAAGAAAACATGGCAGGGTCTAAGCAAGAATTCAAGACAACACCTGTATCTAGAAAGTGGTAGAGGGGAGAAACGAAAGAGGTTAACAGCTACAAGGAGGTGGATAGGAGACAGCTCAGCTGAGGTGTTGTCTACGTGACCTATTCTTGAAAAATTGTCACAAGCCAAACTGAAGAGTGCCCTATTACTACAGCCAACAAAGGAGAAATGATAGCCCAGTCCAGCTGGAGAAACTCCACTTGTGTCAAAAGCCACGGACTCTGCTCTCCTCAATACGCACTGAGATCTTTCAAAAGGGGATTAATTTGCTACAGCATCAAACTGTACCTCAGAGGTCAATTGCTTGTTATGTACACGTGATGTTGTCTCTTGCAGGACCTTCCATGTTTGGAACGAATGCTGGATGGCTCGAGCAGACTTGCTACCAAAGTACAGTGGGTGGCAGGCACTAGATGCCACctgccaggaaaaaagcaaaggtaaGATACCAGAGACAGACCTGTGGGGGTAGAAGGGGGAGTGGACTGGGGAACAAATAAAGCAGTTCAATactcttcccttccccagcttccaGTGGAAGGATGCTAAAGGACAGGAACTTGCCTTGGTGACTTTAGGCACTAAATCATTATTTATCTGCCTGGCTTGTGCAGCCTGTTTAGCTCTAAAAACTCTTTATCATAGTAATGCTCCCTAATGCCCATCCCTAGTACAGGTCTAAACTAGTCATGGGTCTATCTGGTAAAGCATCTGAATCTTAACTGGGCCGTATTTTCTCTTCAGGTCCATCCTTTTGTGGGCCAGCCCCTGTTCGAGCCATCAAGGAAGGAGACACAGAAGTTGATTATGATGTCTGCTACTTCTTTGCTGCCATCAATGCCAAGTGCCAGGTCTGGATACAAAACGCAGATGACACACTCAAGCCAGCTCTTGGTGGCACAAAGTATACTGGCAACAACATTAGCACCAAGAGTATAGGCAGTGAACGTTGTGAGGATATCACACAGAACTACAAGTATCCTGAAGGTACGGAGCAGTACTGTGCCATAGCTACAGCTATAGTTACTCTGGCAGGTGTTAGCACCAAGGTACTTTAAAAATCATGACAAATCTTTGACAAGTAGACTTTTAGGTACATCCAATGAATGTCCTGTCAGCTGAAATGCTCAAACTGCTACAACCAGAAGCACAACAGGTTCTCTCTCTATGCTCCTAAAAACAGTCATCAACAGTACCGTCAGGATAATTCAGTAACATCCTTCTGCATGTACTGCTTCACACTAATAAACAGGAAATCATACTAAAATATGTGCTCACTTTTTTTTGACAGGTTCTcttcaggaaaaagcagcacTTGGCAAAGCctacaaaaatacaaagaacCTTGAGACAACCAGCAGCAGTGAAACACAGTCTAGTTCCATTCCTGCTGCCCCTGAAGAGCCAGTTAACCTTTTCATCCACCTCAGGCTAAAGAGTTCTTTGCTACTGGGACAAGATGTTGCACTTTCAATTGAAGTGTCTAACTACAGTGGTGGAGACAAGGCCACTCACCTGGTTGTTGGGGCCCAGTCTCTACATTATTATGGTGTGCCTATTACCCAACTTTGGAAGGAAGAGTTTCATTTTATCCTCAAAAGTAATGAAGGTAAGGATTCTACAAGCTGCACCCTTTCTAAGTCTTCTCACTTCAGGAAAAATGCACTTAGCCTTAAGTTTACAAAAGGTTGGCCGAGTAGTTTGATTACATGTGGtttaaataaatcagtttgGCAACATCACCTGAAGAGGTTTTGAATCTGCCAATCCAGTTTGGAGTACTTAAACTTTTAAATGGTGCAGCTTTTTGTAAAATGTTAGGCACTAAACACTCCTAGGTGCCATGCAGGCCAAGACTAGACTGTACTTCTCATCTGCATTGTCATCTCTGCTTCACTGCTCTGTATTCCAGCTAACAACATGCAGGTCTTAGTGCCTTCCTCACAGTACAGAAAGGAGTTGGGAGAGAACTATCTGCTTAGACTGACTGCTACGCTGAGAGACAAGGACTCCTTCTACACATACTTGGCACAGGAAGAGATCAGCGTTTGTGACTCACCTCTCACTATTGAGGTTTGATGGGTCTATGGTTCTGTTACTGAAGTGGtgaaaaaacagctttcatAGTCATGAGCAGCAAAACAATTTTGCGTGGCTCTCCTTATGCCTTCTGTCAAAGCACGGAGACATTAGTTTGGCAAAGGTTGAGTTGTGCCACTGTTGCATACAGTACTCCCACTTCTACTGTGTCTATGTGAAAGCATAAGGCAATCCCAGTAACTCCTAACTCACTCACCAGCCTCACGAGAATCAGAGACTGCAGGGGGAAACTACAGCAAAATATTGTAGCTGAGAAGAAAGTAAGCTGGACTTTGGCCTTCCAGTTTACTGGAAGCTCAGACTGAGACTTGTGACACCAAAGCATCATTAATCTCCCTTCAGTCATAGAATCTCTTTCCTACTCTTagtttcatttccttctttcaaCAGTTTCCAGAAACCGTGGTACAGTATCAGCCAAGCACAGCAAAGATCAGCCTCCTGAACCCTCTCACAGACCCCTTGGAGAAGTGTGTGATAGTGGTTGCAGGGCGAGGACTCATTTACAGACAAAGAAAGTACAGGTAAGTGCACACAAATTGATCTAAGAATGGCAAATGGAAAAATAGACACAACAGCTAGAGAAACCCTTGCACAGGAAAGGCTGTCTCCAAAATTAAATGGGCAACAACATGGCAGGAAGAGACTGCTACAGCATGAAAGCCCCAGGCATCCTGTCCTTTATTTACAGATCATAGATTTCCAcactggaaaggagaaaagcagataaTAGAACTTTCAACAGATGTGTAATATATAAGCTGAAGGCAGTATTATATTTGTGAAAGCTCCAACCCCAAATGCGTAGACAGTAGAAAAACCCCTCACAACAAAAAGGGTAACAAGAGAAGTACCACAAGACCTAGGCAGAAGtgtacattaaataaaataacaattaCAGGTCACTATGAAATTAAGACATTATTTGCTGTTGCAAAATCAACTGCTTTATAGCCAGCCTATAAGCAGGGTAAAACTATATTGTTTGTGACCTATCTTGCCACCCATCACCTACCGCCAGTGATTCAGACAGTCTGGGTACAATTTTAACAGGGTCTTCCCCTTCCCTACTGAAGAACCAGAAAAACCTGACTAAGCCAAGTGGCATCCAAAAATTCATGCTCTCCTTCACATGAGAAAACACTCCATATGTCCCTTAAGAAGCTGCATTAAGACAAAGTAACCTTAGATGCTTCCATAGGGAGGCCAACTCTCCTGTCGTATCTCAATCCCAAACTACTGTCAGATCACATTCCATTGTGGTAGTTTAGATAACTGCTAGCCTTCTGGTTTGGGTCAGTTcgggttttcttctttcctttttttggcaCCACACTTGTGGCTAACAAATGTATCTTCTTGGCCCTGGGAACTAGAAATACACAGAGGTGCACATCCTGTTTAATCTCCTCTTGTCTTTCAGGCTGGGCTCTGTGCAACCTAAAAGCATTAAAGAGCTACAAATCCCATTCACCCCCACCCAAGCAGGGCCCAGAAGACTCACTGCACATCTTACCTGCCTTCAACTCCAGAACCTGAAGAGCTACAAAACTATCGACATTGCAGCTGCCTGATGCTCAACTTAGAACACGTCCTGCTGTCCTGTTTACAAAAGAGTGGTCGTGATCCATGAGCTTAGGCAAGCATAGATATTAACAGTTGAATaaagtttaattaattaaaaccatGTCTGACTTCCTTTGTACAAACTCAGCTCTCTCCCACCTGTCACTATGCCCACTCTCCAGCTTTATAAGGTTAACTTTATTGTGATGAAAATGGCTTCAATGTTCAAGCAGATGCTACATTTGTCACCACACATACGTGCTGAACCTACCACTGCTTAGTAATTTCCCCTACCCGTGGCAAAAAAAGTATATCCTAGAATATTAAAGTGATGAAAATTGTAATATTTCTCTAGAGATACAGTCTTATTCCGCTACAGATCCCTGGTAAAGCAGCAAATATTTCCTACTGCTTTCTGAGAATACTACAGTCTTCTCTAAGGTTAGGCAGGAAATAGCAGCATTGCTGTGAATTTTATAACAGTTCATCAGGCTGCTTGCAAAAGAATTaaggctttttccttctgtatgtATATTCTACCAACTGAAAACATAAAGTCACTCAAGCAAATCTAGCAATATTTTATTGTCCTTTGAACCCCATAGTAGAATGGGGCATGTTCACAGCATTAAGATGCAGCACTGCACCATCCCCGAAATCCAAGTGAAATAACACCTTCTGGAATGGCAAAGCGGAAAACTGCTGTTACCAAGTGGCAGTAAAGTTCTCTCCAAAGAACAGTGTTCTCACCATTCTCCCGGTAGCTGGAGAACAGAGAGAATCACTGAACAAGTATATGCCAGAGACAGTGGCAGCAACACATGTAGACATGGAAAAACTAAATTTGATGCTGTGTGAAGTTCTTGATTTTGTTCATGTTGTGATCTACTGCACCAGTTAGAAACTGCACCCAGCCTTCCTC
This genomic stretch from Heliangelus exortis chromosome 16, bHelExo1.hap1, whole genome shotgun sequence harbors:
- the LOC139803405 gene encoding protein 4.2-like isoform X1 yields the protein MGQGLSIKKCDFKIPLNNSNHHTEEISIERLMVRRGQPFTITVSFSAPVHSYLQLLKRTFLVVQTGSHPSKADRTQTEFSISNLGDQNQWSAALEEQDPCFWTISVNTPANAPIGQYTLLLRACKSSYLLGNFTLLFNPWCQDDEVFLANEAQRQEYVLNQDGVIYSGTENAMLAQPWDFSQFEKDIVDICFTLLDVGERHQQDKDHTQRKSPVYICRTVAAMLSCDEFRGILTECGTKQYQNGTPPSKWLGSSPILQQWAASQCKPVHYGQCWVFAAVMCSVLRCLGIPTRVVTGFTWAHNTNRSLSVDEYYDDDGRLLTQDKNARVWTFHVWNECWMARADLLPKYSGWQALDATCQEKSKGPSFCGPAPVRAIKEGDTEVDYDVCYFFAAINAKCQVWIQNADDTLKPALGGTKYTGNNISTKSIGSERCEDITQNYKYPEGSLQEKAALGKAYKNTKNLETTSSSETQSSSIPAAPEEPVNLFIHLRLKSSLLLGQDVALSIEVSNYSGGDKATHLVVGAQSLHYYGVPITQLWKEEFHFILKSNEANNMQVLVPSSQYRKELGENYLLRLTATLRDKDSFYTYLAQEEISVCDSPLTIEFPETVVQYQPSTAKISLLNPLTDPLEKCVIVVAGRGLIYRQRKYRLGSVQPKSIKELQIPFTPTQAGPRRLTAHLTCLQLQNLKSYKTIDIAAA
- the LOC139803405 gene encoding protein 4.2-like isoform X2, coding for MGQGLSIKKCDFKIPLNNSNHHTEEISIERLMVRRGQPFTITVSFSAPVHSYLQLLKRTFLVVQTGSHPSKADRTQTEFSISNLGDQNQWSAALEEQDPCFWTISVNTPANAPIGQYTLLLRACKSSYLLGNFTLLFNPWCQDDEVFLANEAQRQEYVLNQDGVIYSGTENAMLAQPWDFSQFEKDIVDICFTLLDVGERHQQDKDHTQRKSPVYICRTVAAMLSCDEFRGILTECGTKQYQNGTPPSKWLGSSPILQQWAASQCKPVHYGQCWVFAAVMCSVLRCLGIPTRVVTGFTWAHNTNRSLSVDEYYDDDGRLLTQDKNARVWTFHVWNECWMARADLLPKYSGWQALDATCQEKSKGPSFCGPAPVRAIKEGDTEVDYDVCYFFAAINAKCQVWIQNADDTLKPALGGTKYTGNNISTKSIGSERCEDITQNYKYPEGSLQEKAALGKAYKNTKNLETTSSSETQSSSIPAAPEEPVNLFIHLRLKSSLLLGQDVALSIEVSNYSGGDKATHLVVGAQSLHYYGVPITQLWKEEFHFILKSNEVSRNRGTVSAKHSKDQPPEPSHRPLGEVCDSGCRARTHLQTKKVQAGLCAT